A portion of the Podospora pseudoanserina strain CBS 124.78 chromosome 2, whole genome shotgun sequence genome contains these proteins:
- the exo2 gene encoding exonuclease II Exo2 (EggNog:ENOG503NUZQ; COG:D; COG:L) has protein sequence MGVPKFFRWLSERYPAISQLIAENRIPEFDCLYLDMNGIIHNCTHKDSDDVQQARISEEQMFIAIFNYIEHLFGKIKPKTLFFMAIDGVAPRAKMNQQRARRFRTALDAERARDKAIQEGKELPKEPPFDSNCITPGTEFMAKLTQQLKYFINKKVSEDKDWQGPEIVLSGHEVPGEGEHKIMEYIRNARAQPDYNPNVRHCLYGLDADLIMLGLLSHDPHFCLLREEVQFGRVKDQHKVKELEHQNFYLMHLCIVREYLELEFQELKVPGAIPMPFDMEKVIDDFILMAFFVGNDFLPNLPRFHINEGALATMFKIYKEVLRKCDGYINENGRVNLKRLAILLEELGREEYRFFEHENEDAGWLRGKKMLEHDEAEIARARVKGKLIISSDQKTLWKTKIRKFLTNRNSQTLDLGTGLNAADRKFVQDLADAAHIEWATKEDDDGRRHLILTFPVRDDEDEEDEEAQSASLRIVKKYDSAQVLDLTGADAQSAMEAKYKQKFQEWKDGYYKDKFPEWAEGKHEDELRKLAENYVQGLQWVLFYYYRGIASWPWFYRYHYSPLVSDVVKGLGADLNFTLGQPFRPNEQLMGVLPDRSKSIVPTVYWPLMTDKDSPIIDFYPRDFELDMNGKKMDWEAVVKIPFIDEKRLLDAMAPKNDLLSDEEKARNDFGVALKFTYSPDVDFEYASSLVDVFPHIPHCHCVENIFDLPPVEGLEYRAGLTDGALLNAEALAGFPSLATLPYTASLGFHGVNVFKQDSRNESMVVNLIGTEMRTKVESAKVKLGQRCFVGYPFLQEAKIVGVSDELFDYVLDGNGQVATLHHGHREIEEFGKKANKIENFYSKRMGILIGPVESLVRVQMLKGLIKTDEGATIKEYGDIPGMETDYASQIIVDEVANEDERFIEKAALPLEEEFPVKSIGFFLGDFNYGQPLEVSGYTNGKLQVWLATLESREPDFAKRIIYESERGNSYMPSYMVAKQLDLHPLALSKITSSYFVKTVGDLRVNLGLNLKFEGKKQKVLGYSRKSQTGWEFSSAAVHLIVQYMTNFPDFFAGVKRNPSGAELKETDLWSDPNLATARVKEIGAWLKTLKTNSMERVPLDAEQLDSEVVMRIAAEADSLKLSAIPTVPKKMNGVPRNALLRPDDAEHRLGNQHFALGDRVVYVARTGKVPIAFRGTVVGISRTPTAKLLDVVFDVTFMSGTTLGGRCPPFRGQTVPSTTLLNLTGRQVVAGSKNQLARQPVTPSVTTLTTHGGYHMHQGKRLQDAGAPSQAAWGRGGRGGRGGGRGGYGGPSQDGSNGSASAPPMYGAVPPPSSLDAPRGGRARGRGRGNGGQRGGQQHNNLAFRPAPQQQQQQVDGQNGENSRGGRGGRGGFRGAPYAGRGRGGPRGGARGGQGQGQGQQQQQHQQSVAIPPSAS, from the exons ATGGG TGTTCCCAAGTTTTTCAGATGGCTCTCTGAGCGTTACCCGGCGATATCGCAACTCATTGCCGAGAATCGAATTCCCGAGTTCGACTGCCTCTAC TTGGATATGAATGGTATCATTCATAATTGTACCCACAAGGACTCGGATGATGTTCAGCAGGCCCGTATCAGCGAAGAACAAATGTTCATCGCTATATTCAACTATATAGAACATCTCTTCGGTAAGATCAAACCGAAGACGCTGTTCTTCATGGCCATCGATGGTGTCGCCCCGCGCGCCAAAATGAACCAACAGCGTGCTCGTCGCTTCAGAACTGCTTTGGACGCTGAGAGGGCCCGTGATAAGGCCATTCAGGAGGGCAAAGAGTTGCCCAAGGAGCCACCGTTCGACTCCAATTGCATCACGCCAG GAACTGAGTTCATGGCCAAGCTTACCCAGCAGCTCAAGTActtcatcaacaagaagGTGTCTGAAGACAAGGACTGGCAGGGCCCCGAGATTGTCCTGTCAGGGCATGAGGTCCCTGGTGAGGGTGAGCACAAGATCATGGAGTACATCCGCAACGCACGCGCGCAACCGGACTACAACCCCAACGTCCGCCACTGCTTGTACGGCCTCGATGCCGATCTCATCATGTTGGGTCTCCTGAGCCATGACCCACACTTCTGCCTCCTCCGAGAAGAGGTTCAGTTTGGCCGCGTCAAGGACCAGCACAAGGTTAAGGAGTTGGAGCATCAAAACTTTTACCTGATGCATCTCTGCATAGTTCGAGAGTACTTGGAGCTGGAGTTCCAAGAGCTCAAAGTACCGGGCGCAATCCCCATGCCGTTCGATATGGAAAAGGTCATTGATGACTTCATCTTGATGGCCTTCTTTGTGGGCAACGATTTCTTGCCCAATCTTCCGCGCTTTCACATCAACGAGGGTGCGTTGGCCACCATGTTCAAGATTTACAAGGAGGTGCTTCGAAAGTGTGATGGATACATCAATGAAAATGGCAGAGTGAATCTCAAGAGGCTAGCCATTCtcttggaggagcttgggAGAGAAGAGTACCGGTTCTTTGAGCATGAAAACGAAGATGCCGGCTGGCTGCGGGGCAAGAAGATGCTTGAACATgacgaggccgagattgCCAGGGCTCGTGTCAAGGGCAAGCTGATCATCAGCTCAGATCAAAAGACGCTGTGGAAGACAAAGATTCGAAAGTTTCTGACCAACCGGAATTCGCAAACTCTCGATCTCGGCACCGGCCTAAATGCGGCCGACCGCAAGTTCGTCCAGGATCTGGCTGATGCTGCGCACATTGAGTGGGCTACtaaggaggacgacgatggacGTCGTCACCTTATTTTGACCTTCCCTGTGAgagacgacgaagacgaggaggacgaggaagcgCAGTCGGCATCTCTTCGCATTGTGAAGAAGTACGACAGTGCCCAAGTTCTCGACCTGACAGGTGCCGATGCCCAATCCGCCATGGAGGCCAAGTACAAGCAAAAGTTCCAAGAGTGGAAGGACGGCTACTACAAGGACAAGTTCCCCGAGTGGGCCGAGGGGAAGCACGAAGATGAGTTGCGCAAGCTCGCAGAAAACTACGTTCAAGGTCTTCAGTGGGTGCTCTTCTACTACTATCGTGGAATTGCGTCATGGCCGTGGTTCTACCGCTATCACTACTCCCCTCTGGTCTCAGATGTCGTCAAGGGTTTGGGTGCAGACCTCAACTTCACCCTGGGCCAGCCGTTCAGGCCGAACGAACAGCTCATGGGTGTCTTGCCCGACCGCAGTAAAAGCATCGTGCCTACCGTATACTGGCCCCTCATGACGGACAAGGACTCGCCCATCATCGATTTCTATCCCCGGGATTTCGAGCTCGACATGAACGGAAAGAAGATGGACTGGGAGGCCGTCGTCAAGATCCCCTTCATTGACGAAAAGCGCCTCCTCGACGCCATGGCTCCCAAAAACGATCTTCTTtccgacgaggagaaggcaCGCAACGACTTCGGTGTGGCCCTCAAGTTTACGTATTCTCCAGATGTCGATTTTGAGTATGCCTCATCCTTGGTGGATGTTTTCCCGCACATCCCTCACTGTCACTGTGTCGAAAACATCTTTGATCTTCCTCCGGTCGAAGGTCTTGAGTACCGCGCCGGCCTCACCGATGGCGCTCTGTTGAATGCCGAGGCTTTGGCTGGATTCCCATCTCTCGCCACCCTGCCTTATACGGCTAGCCTTGGCTTCCATGGAGTTAATGTGTTCAAGCAAGACAGCCGCAACGAAAGCATGGTGGTGAACCTCATCGGCACCGAGATGAGAACCAAGGTCGAGAGTGCCAAGGTCAAGCTTGGACAGCGCTGCTTTGTTGGTTATCCTTTCCTCCAGGAGGCCAAAATTGTTGGGGTGTCTGATGAACTCTTCGACTATGTCCTCGACGGAAACGGTCAGGTGGCCACCCTTCACCATGGCCATCGTGAAATCGAAGAGTTTGGCAAGAAGGCCAACAAGATTGAGAACTTTTACAGTAAGCGTATGGGTATCTTGATTGGCCCTGTCGAGTCCCTGGTCAGGGTCCAAATGTTGAAGGGTCTGATCAAGACCGACGAGGGCGCGACAATCAAGGAGTACGGCGACATCCCGGGCATGGAGACGGACTATGCTTCTCAGATCATTGTCGACGAGGTTGCCAACGAGGACGAGCGCTTTATCGAAAAGGCCGCCTTGCCGCTTGAGGAAGAGTTCCCCGTCAAATCGATAGGTTTCTTCTTGGGCGACTTCAACTATGGTCAGCCATTGGAAGTATCTGGCTACACCAACGGAAAGCTTCAGGTCTGGCTTGCCACCCTTGAAAGCCGGGAGCCTGACTTTGCGAAGCGCATCATTTACGAGTCGGAGCGGGGCAATTCTTACATGCCATCCTACATGGTCGCCAAGCAGCTCGATTTGCACCCCTTGGCGCTCAGCAAGATCACCTCATCTTACTTTGTCAAGACGGTTGGTGATCTTCGCGTGAACTTGGGTCTCAACCTCAAATTTGAGGGTAAGAAGCAGAAGGTGCTTGGGTACTCTCGCAAGTCTCAGACCGGTTGGGAGTTCAGTAGTGCTGCCGTGCACCTGATTGTTCAGTACATGACCAACTTCCCCGACTTTTTCGCCGGTGTCAAGAGGAACCCTTCGGGCGCCGAGTTGAAGGAAACTGATCTCTGGAGTGACCCTAATCTGGCCACAGCCCGGGTCAAGGAAATCGGTGCCTGGCTCAAGACGCTCAAGACCAACTCGATGGAGCGCGTCCCTCTTGATGCCGAGCAGCTGGACTCTGAGGTCGTCATGAGGATTGCTGCGGAGGCTGACAGTCTCAAGCTCAGCGCTATTCCTACTGTTCCCAAGAAGATGAACGGCGTGCCCAGGAATGCGCTTTTGAGGCCCGACGATGCCGAACATCGCCTGGGCAACCAGCACTTCGCCTTGGGAGACCGCGTGGTGTACGTTGCCCGCACCGGCAAGGTCCCCATCGCCTTCCGCGGCACTGTGGTTGGTATCAGCCGCACCCCCACGGCCAAGTTGTTGGATGTTGTCTTTGACGTCACGTTCATGAGCGGCACTACTCTCGGTGGCCGCTGTCCGCCGTTCCGCGGGCAGACTGTGCCGTCTACTACTCTTCTCAACCTTACCGGACGGCAGGTTGTTGCCGGTTCCAAGAACCAGCTCGCTCGCCAGCCCGTCACACCATCAGTTACCACCTTGACTACTCATGGCGGGTATCACATGCACCAGGGCAAGCGTCTGCAAGATGCCGGTGCTCCTTCTCAAGCTGCTTGGGGACGGGGTGGACGGGGTGGTCGCGGCGGTGGCAGAGGTGGGTACGGTGGACCCAGCCAGGACGGCAGCAATGgttctgcttctgctccgCCGATGTATGGGGCTGTTCCGCCCCCTTCCAGCCTTGATGCTCCTaggggaggaagagcgcGCGGACGTGGTCGCGGCAATGGTGGTCAGAGGGGAGGGCAACAGCACAACAACCTTGCCTTCCGCCCTgcgcctcagcagcagcagcagcaggttgaTGGTCAGAATGGGGAAAATTCACGTGGAGGCCGTGGCGGGAGAGGTGGCTTTAGAGGAGCGCCTTATGCTGGCCGGGGCAGAGGTGGTCCTCGTGGTGGCGCTCGAGGTGGccagggtcagggtcagggtcagcagcagcagcagcatcaacaaagcGTGGCGATTCCTCCTTCCGCGAGCTAG